The Streptomyces sp. NBC_00536 DNA segment CCTGCCGACCCGTTGGGCGTCGCCTTTCCCTTGGGGGAGGCGACGCCCCCAGCGCCGGAGGATCCTGCGCCGGGCTTCCCGCCGCTCTTGGTCGCGCTGCGGCCGAAATCGGTGGGGGACTGGATCCGCCCCTTGGCCCGGGCCTGCGTCGCGTCATCGGTGATCTTCTGTAACGCCGCCGCGTTCTCCGCCTGGGCCTTGATCCGCTCGGCCTTGGCTTTCACCGCCGCCTGGCGGACGGGGGCGAGGTCTTCGAACCGCTGGCGCCGATCGCCCATCCACTGGTTCATGCCGCGCAGAGCGGCGACGGCGATGCCGACGGCGAGCACCATCGCGCCCTGCGCGCCCTCACGGCCCGCCACGCTGCCACCGGCCGGTGTGACGGCGTTGCCTTCGGAGCGCAGTCCCGCCGAGCCACCCACCACCTGAAGTCCTGGAAGGGCCGGGACCGGGGGCGGAGGAACGGCCGGGGCGGGCACCGCAAGTGTCGGCAGAACCGGAGCGGCGACGGGCGCCGGAGTTGTGCCCGCGGCCACGGTCGTACTGGGGGCCGGGGGAGCAGGAGGAGCAGCCGGGGGCGGCGGAGGTGCCGTCGGCGGGGGCGGGGGAGGGGGCGGAGGTGCGCCCCCGGTGGGCCGGAAGGGGATCACCCGGCCTTCATCGTCGGTCATTTTCGCTCCAAAGGGGTTGACAGACTGTGACCGCCTCGCGTACGCGCGCGCGTGTCCGCGCGCCCGCGTGTCCGCGCGTCCGCATAATGCGCGCGCGAGGCGGCCACAGTCCGGGTTGAATCACTGATTGATTGACTCGCTGGTCACACTTCGTAGCGGCTGACCCAGGTAGCGATCGTGCGTGCCAAGTCGTTCCACGCTTCCGGATCGCCGTTCGCCTCGCGGGCCGAGGCGACGGCCCGGGCCCGCTCCATCCAGGACTCCGCCAGGCCGCGCGGGCCGCGGGTGGCCCGGTCCGCCTGGCGCTTCTCGAAGTGCGCCAGGCGGTTGGCGGCCGTCCTCTCGGCTTTGGTCTGGGCTCCCACAGGGTCAGGCGCCCTTGCGCAGGCCGTTGAAGACGTCGTCGAAGCGGCTCTTGTCGCCGCCCGAGCCGGTCTCGGTGGCCGGGGAGGCCTCGATCTGCTGCTGGCTGCTCTTGGCCAGCTCCTTGCGCTGGCGCTTCGCCTCCTGGTTCGCCTCCCGCTTCTCCGGCAGCTCCTCGTAGGAGCGCTGGTAGCGGGCGTTGAAGGCGATCAGGTCCGTCAGCGCCCGCTCAACGTCGTCGGCCGCCTTGAACAGGGGGCGTACGGCGTGCCAGGCACGCACGCTCGCCTGACCGGGCAGGTCGCCGGGGAGCCGGTCGATCTCGCCGACCGCAGCTTCCATCTCCCGCGCCAGCCGGCGCAGGTCATCCACGATCGGGTGGAGCTGCGCCCGCCGCTGCTCCAGGTGGATCGCGCGGTTGGCAGACGTCTGGAGGGCGTCCGGGGTCCACTTGTGGGCGGTCATGAGGTACCTCTCAACTCGTCGTACGGGGAAGGGGGGAAGCGGTAGATGGCGCCGCTCCTACCGCTGCGCGGCAGCGGTCTCGGTGCGGACGAAGCGGATCTGATTGCGGAACCACTCGGTGCCCTCGATACCGAAGGCGGTGAACTCCTCGGCGAGAGCGGTAGGACTCGGGGTCTCGCCGCGGTCGAAAAGCTCGGTGACCCGGGCCCGGACCACCTCGCGCTGCTCGGGAGTGGGCGGGTTACCGCCAGGCCTACCGGCGCCCTTGACCCCCGCCTTACCGGTGCCCTTACCGCCCCCGGTACCGCCCGGGTTACCGGTGGCGGTAGCGGCGGGCTTACCGGTACCGGTAAGGGGACGGTTACCGGTCTCGATACCGCTACCGGTAGAAGCGGGCCTACCGGTGCGGTTACCGGTACCGGTAGAGGCTGCGGTACCGACCGGGCTACCGGTACCGGCGCCCGGCTTACCGGTGGCCGCTACCGCCGCCGGGGCGGCAGGGCTACCGGTCTGCGGGGCCGACTCACTCTCGGCGTGGTCACCGTCGAGGAGCCGGTGCACCCGCCAGATGATCGCCACGAAGGTGAGGACGACGACCGTCGTGAGGCCCAGGACGATCGCACTGCCGTAGGGGTTGGCCGGGTCGTGGACTCCACCCCGCTCGGCGAGGTGATAGGCCAAGTTCGACGCCGCCATGATCGACAGCGCGGGACGGACGTCCTTCTTCTTCTTGAAGGCCACGATCGCGTAGATGTCGACGGAGAGCGGGAACAGGGGCGCCACGTACTCGTGGAACCCGACCAGGCGGGCGAGTTCGTACTCCCCGCTTGCAGCAAGGCCGACGCCAGCGGCGAGCGCGACCCACGGGGCGCCGCGCCAGGCCCTGGTGCTGACCCCCGTCCGCTTCGCCGTCCTGCGGGCCGCAGCCTGAAGGTCGGCGAGGTACTTCTCCGCATCGGCCTCGCGCTGCCGGGCCGTAGCCAGCGCCGCAGTCGCCTCACGGACCAGATCCGACTTCTCCCGTTCAGCAGCAGCCAGGATCTCCCTCGCCCGGCCGCGTGCCGCGGCTTCGGCGTTCGCCCGGAGCTCCGACAATTCCTCGGTCAGCCGCGCCTTCTGCGCATCGCGCTCCAGCACGTGCTGCTCGCCGAGCACCGCGAAGTGCGCTTCGAGGTCGCGTCGGGCCTGGTCGTACTCGGCCCGCACCACTTCGAGGTCGGCTGCGATCTGCTTGCGCCGCCCGGCCAGCTCCTCGTCGAGGTCGAGCTGGGCGCGGCGGCGGGTCAGGTCCAGCTCGGAGTCGAGCGCGGTCCGGGCCGCGGCGATCTCCCCGGCCGTCTGCTGCGCATCGGCCAGGATCCCGGCCGCGTCGGTGAGCGCCTTGCTGTATGCGGCCTCCGACGAGGCCCGGCGCATGGCCACCAGGGCGGACGCGCGTTCCTCCGCCCCAGCGAGAACCTCTTGCACCTGCTTCTCGGCGTCGACGAGCAGCTGCTCGACCTGTGCCTCGGCGGCCACGATGGCCTCATGGGTCGCGCGGTCGGCTTCCGCCCGGGCGGCGTCCAGGAGGCTCTGGGCGTCGCTACGGGCACCGGCGCGGATGTCGGCGGCTTCGGTCTCGGCCTGGAGCAGTCGCTCCGCGGCTCCGTCGGCCACCTCGGCCAGCACTCGGCGCGCATCGGCGGCCGCCGACTGACGGATCCGGTGAACGTGCTGCTCGGCCTCGTGGATCAGGCCCGCCGCTTCCTGCGCACCGGCCCATCGGGCCGTGTCGAGGATGTCGGCGGAGCGGTCACGCAGGTCTGCGGTCCAGGCGTCCGTTGCTTCCTGGACGTCCGGGCTGGGCGGAACGGCAGCCGCGCCGGTGGAGCGTCGCGGCTGCGGGGTCGTGGCCGGCGGCGGCTTGCGGGTCGCCGTCTTCCGGGGGGTTTTACGGGTGGCTGTACGGGCCGCCACGCCGTCCTCCTCTCGTTCGGGTGGCCACCGCAGGTGGCCACCCGGTGTGCGGTCGGTCCGTCAGCTCTGGTCGAAGCGATCGGTGATCCGGTCGAATCGGTCCGTCACCCGCAGGGCGACCGCGGCGACCCGCTCGACGAACCTGCGGTCGCCGGAGGTCAGGCACACGGTTTCCACCGCGGTGCACCGGTCATCGACCCGGTCAAAGGCCGCCTCCAGCCAGGGCAGGACCACACGCTTCGATGACCAGAGCAGCGAGCCCGCCATGTAGAGGGGCACCGCGAGCACGGTCCACGTCAGCAGGTCCAGGCGGAGCCGCATGCGGCCCAGCAGCCCACGCTGAAGGTGCGCGACCTTCAGCAGCTCCAGGAACTGGTCGAACTCGTCGGCGCTCCAGTCGTCCATCGGCCCGTGCTCCGCGTGGAACCGACGGACGAAGCGCTTGGGGATGTTGAGCAGGCCGTTCATGTGGTGGCCACCTTCCAGGTCAGGACCACGTACCCGTTCTTGCCGGACTGGTTCTCGGACCGCCGATTGACCTCCGCGAGGCGGCGGTGCATCTCCTCGCTTTCGGCGTCGGTCACAGCAGGTCGGAGGGGTCGGCGGTGGCAGCGCCGGTCAGCACCGCGAGCTCCTCGGCCGTCACCCAGTTCTCCGGGACCAGCACGCGGAGGGTGACGGTGCCCTGGCACATCGAGCCGGTGACCGCGAGTCGTCCGCTCGACAGCGTCACCGGCTGGGCGTTGTCGATCTCAGCGAACAGCGCCGGCAGCATGTTCGTGGCGGTCGGCGTCACGGTGAAGGTGACGACGATCGTGGAGGGGGCGACCTCGACAGCGACGTTGATGCCGTACTGAGCCAGCTTCTGGACCGACTCGAACAGCGGGAAGGCGTCGGCGACGGTGTCGTTGACGTCCTCGACGATGCCGGTGAAGTTCAGCGGCAGGTTGGAGGGCATGATGGTCATGCGGATCAGCTCCTGTGATGTGGTTTGGTCCGTGCAGACCCCCGGCACACATGGCGTTCCAGCGCCGTGCCGGGGGTCGCGCCGTCTGTGCGGCGCGGCGAGCGGATGGGGAGTTGCACCCTCGGCCCCACCCTTGGGGCATCTACAGATCCGCTCTCTTCTCTCGGGTGCCATGCAGCCAACCCCCCGCTCAAGACCTCACCAGCCGAAAAACAACAGGTGAGAGGGTCATCTCGTCGTAATGACGGCAGGGGCGCCGCGCCCGAAATTCGTCCACTGTGGAGTTCTGAAGCAACGAGCGGCCACCCATCACCCCGCCCACGGAGGACGAGTTCACTGGAGCCGCCATCAACTACACGAGACAGCTTCACCGCTTCATCCAGTCGCTTCGCATTGACTAGACAATGTGGTGACGAGGACGACCATGACACTGCGGGTGACGCCGCGTCAAGTCACCAACGGCGTTGCGACACAACCTTTTTCATTGACTAGACAATGAGACGCTGGTGCAGGTAGACATAGGGCCATGAAGCCCTCACCCGTGTACCAGCGAATCGCGGACGATCTCCGCAGAAAGATCACCGACGGCACGTTCCCGCCCGGTGCTCAGATCCCCACCGAGGCCGATCTCATCGAGCGATACGAGGTCAAATCCCGCGCGACGGTCCGCCAGGGTCTCGCGATGCTCGTGAACGAGGGCCTCATCGAAGCCCGGCGCCCCAGGGGCTATTTCGTCATCGAGCACAGGCGACTTGTCTATCGCCCGCAAGCCGAATTCCGGAAGAAGCCGCCTGAGGTGGACATCTTCACCAACTTGGTCGCGGAGGAGGACGGTCGAGTCCCTAGCCAGGACATCGAAGTGTCAATCATCGAAGCGACCGGTCTCATTCGCGACCGGCTCAAGCTCAAAGAGGGCTCACTGGCCGCAGCCCGGCGCCGGGTTCGCCGCCTCGACGGTATCGCCTACAACATCAACGACTCCCACGTCGCCCTAGAACTGGTTCAGGGCAGTGAGTGGATGCACCCCGGCGACGTTCAGCGTGGCACCGACACCGTGCTCAGCGAGCTGATCGGCCAGCAGCTCGTTTACGGATTCCACGAGCTCTACCTGCGGATGCCGACGCCCTCGGAGGTTCATCGTCTCAATCTCGGCGCCGGCGTGCCGGTCGCCGAACACATCTCGACTTCCTTCGACGCCGATCGCAACCCGATCCAGGTGACGGTGAACATCGTCCCGGGCGACCGCCACGTCATCGTCTTCGAGACCCACCGCGAGACCGAGAACCAGGAGCTCCCTCGCATCCCCTGGGGGGCCCCGTGATCCTCGTACGCGCCGAAGAGGCGGATCTGGCTCGGCTGCTGAAGTTCCGCTCCGACGCATCCGCATGGTTGGCCACCCTCGGTACCGACCAGTGGGCCAAGCCTTTCCCCGCCTCCCACATCCTGAGCAGCATCCGCCGCGGACAGGTCTACCTCGCCAAGGACCACCCGGAGAAGGACGCCGCTGCAACCATCACTCTGGACCGAGACGCGGACGAGAGCCTCTGGACCCCCGACGAGGTCACCCAGGGAGCCTTCTACGTCCACAAACTCGCGGTGGACCGCGCCCATGCTGGCACCGGCCTCGGTACGCGCCTTCTCGATTGGGCTGGCGACGAGGCCGCGCGGCAGGGCGCACGATGGCTGCGCCTGGATGCCTGGACCACCAACACCCGCCTCCAGGAGTACTACCGCGCCCAGGGCTTCACCCACGTTCGGACCAGCCGGGACCCGCAGGTGGTTTCCGGCTGGGCCGCACAGCGCCCCTCGCGCCACGCCGACCACGGCTTCAACACGTCACGCCTCAGGGCCGTCGACACTCCGATTCCGGAGGCGTGACGCCCAAGTGCGCGGCGAAGGGGGACAATGCGCAGGAACGCAGACGCCTCCGGCTAGATCATCCGGTACCGTCGCGATGCGGACGCCAATTGTGGTGGTTGGCGCCGCACTGATCCGAGTAGCCGCAACAGCGGTGAAACCAACGGAACCAGGAAGGCACCACGACGTGAACAGCAGTACCGCTCACACCCACCCCTTGCACCCTGCCGCACGTAAGGCCCACGTCTCGGAAATGCGTTCGGTTCCGCATGGGGGCCGATGCAAGATCGACGGATGGCGTCTCTTCAGCAGCAGGCCCGACCGCACTCGCAACTTGGACCGGTCTCCCCGGCCCGCGCGGGCCCCGTGAAATGGCGATGGCCACCCCTGCCAGGGTGGCCATCTCATCCAGCAATCGACTCAGAGCCCGAGTCGTAGGTCGGCGATGACGCCGGGGCCCGAGCCCTGCCAGGCCCGAGGTCACCAACTCCAGGATAGAGCCAGCGACTGGTGATGCGCAGCAGCGTGTCCCAGTCAGTACGACTCTTTTCCGTCTCTTGCCGATCTGCGGCTCCCCAAACCATCCGGGGAGACCCCGCACCATGATCAACAGTTCGTCCGCGACACGAAGCGTCGCGGTACTGCTTCCCTCGGTCAACCTCACGGAACCGACCACGCGCCCGTCGGCGGTGATCCTGTGACCCGCCGGCGCCTTCCTCGCCGCCCCGGGCCCGACGACGGTGAGCTCCTGTTCGAGGGGGACATCACCGATTACTGGTCACCGGCCGTGGTCCGGCACTGGGTGTTGCACATCCCGGACATGAAGCCGACCGACTTCCGCCTCTACATGGTGCTGCGCGCGATGCTGACGTCGAGCCCTCATGGCCTGCGCCGGATGTCGAACGACGAGCTGTGCTGGCTGCTGACCGAGGAGGGGGAGAAGCCGGTCGGTGAGTCGACGGTGCGTGCGGCGCTCAAGCGTCTGGAGAAGGCCAACCTCGTCACGAATCCGGACGGCGAGCGCATCGTGACCTCCACCGGCAAGGGCGGCATCCAGAGCATCTCGCGCCGCTACAAGGTCCACGACCTCCCCCCGGACGTACACGTCGGCTGGGCCAACACCTGGCAGAAGCTCGACGCGTACAGGAGGGACTGGCGCGAGAACCCGATCGCTCCGCCGACCCACACGAAGACCCCCGAAGGCATCGTCCGCTCAAAAATGAGCGGACGTACTGACCTGGACGAACAGCCCGGCCCCGAGGCCCCTGGAGACGAAACCGCAGGTCGTTTCGACCGCTCGATTTCGAGCAGCGCTCCGCAGAAATCGAGCAGTCGAGCGCAGAAATCGAGCGGCGGCAAGCCTCTGACCAGCGAAAACGGGGGTGGTATTCAGGCTCCTATTAGGTCTTCTCTCTCTCCTGTCACGGCAGCCTCACCGGCACCCGGTGACGTGGCTGAGGAGACGGTCGAGGAGAGAGAGACTTCGGCTGCGCCGACCAGGACCACCCCGGCGCCGAACGCCGGGAACAGCACGGAGCCGTCCACGGCCACCGCGGCTGCTGCTGTTGCTGCTGAGTTCGCGAACCTGTGGAAGGCCGAGCGCGGTACCCGCCCGAGCCGCCGTCAGCTCGACGGCATCGCCCTGGACGCAGCCGAAGCCATCGCGGCCGAGGACTCCCCGGAGTGGCTGACCCAGTCGGTGGTCCCGTTCATGGTCAGCCGCAACTACATGGACCTGGCTCGTGCCAAGACGCACCCGCAGTGCCCGACGCCGCGGGGCACGAAGGTGCCCGGCCAGCGGCCTGCCGTCCTGGACTGGTGCGGCGAGTGCAACGACGGAACCCCGCCCGAGCTCGTCGCCGAGCGGTTCCGCCGGCACGGCGGCCGCCTGGTGAAGTGCCCCGAGTGCCACCCCGGCGGTGTGCGGCAGCCCGCCGCAGTCTGACCCGCCCCTACAAACGTCACGACGGCCGTGCTCCCGCTAAGAAACCGGCCGCCGTGCTGATCCCAACCCACGAAGAGAAGAGACCTGATGAACAGCATGACATCCGGGACACCGGCCAGCGAAGGCGACCTCTTCGAGGGCGATCCCGCGATGCTGCCTTCGCAGCACCGCGACGGCGATGCTCCCGACACCTTCCGGGCGGCGGCCTCCGACTTTGAGCGGATCCCGCCGCAGGACCAGGACGCCGAGCAGTCCGTCCTCGGCGGGGTGCAGCTGTCCAAGGACGCCATCACCGAGGTCGTGGAGATCCTCAAGGGCCACGAGTTCTACAAGCCCGCCCACGAGACGATCTACCGCGCCGTCGTCGACATGTACGGCAAGGGCGAGCCGGTCGACCCGATCACGCTGGGGGAGGAACTCACCCGCCGTGGCGAAATCGCGAAGATCGGCGGCGCGGCCTACCTGCACACCCTGGTCCAGTGCGTGCCGACGGCGGCGAACGCCCCGTACTACGCCGAGATCATCCGCGACAAGTGGAAGCTGCGGCAGGCGATCGAGGCCGGTACGAAGGTGACTGCGATGGGCTACGCCCAGGACGCGGACCCCGAAGAGGTGATCGAGGCCTCCGCGGCCCGGCTGCTGGCGCTCCAGGCCACCTTCGACACGGGCAAGGACCCCGCCGGGTGGGACGCGTCGATGGAGGAGCTGGTCGAGGGCTGGGAAGACGATCAGGCCGCAGGAGAGAACCCGGGCCTGCCCATGCCGTGGGAGGACCTCCAGTCCATGCTGTGCACCGTCCCGGGCCACCTGGTGATCCTTGCGGGCCGCCCCGGCATGGGTAAGTCCGTGGCCCTGCTCGACCTCATGCGCCACCTCGCCGTCGTTCACGACCGTCCGGCCGCGTTCGTCTCCCTGGAGATGGCCCGCCGTCAGATCATGAACCGGCTGATCGCCGCAGAGGCCGAAATCCCGCAGCACGACATCCGCAAGCGGGCCCTGACTCCGGACCAGTGGAAGAAGTACGACAAGGTCCGCGGCCGGATCGCCGCTTCGCCGCTGCGGCTCATCGTGCCCCCCGGCGGCATCACCGTGCCGCAGATCCGCTCGGCCCTGCGCCGCTGGCAGATCGAAGACCGCCTGCCCCACGCGCTGGCGCTCGACTACCTCCAGATCATCAAGCCCGACAGCCAGCGCGGAGGGAATCGCACCAACGAGGTCGACGCCATCGCCCGCGGCCTCAAGGAGATCGGGCTGGAGTTCGACATCCCGGTCTTCGCCGCCGCCCAGCTCTCCCGCCAGACCACCGGGCGCGAGAGCAAGGTCCCGCAGCTGTCGGACCTCCGCGAGTCCGGCGAGATCGAGCAGGCCGCCGACGCGGTCATCCTGCTGCACCGCGAGGACTACTACGAGCCGGAGAGCGAGCGCGCCGGCGAGATCGACATGATCATCGCGAAGAACCGGGAGGGATCCACCGGCATCGTGACTGCCGGATTCCGCGGCAGGTACAGCAAAATTGAGGCCATGGGCCAGGTCTGATCGAGACGACGGAGATCACCATGCTCACCACCGACAGCGTCACCACCCGGTTCATCGACGACGATCAGGCCCAGCGCATCACCGGCCACTGGAACGCGGTGTACCCGCGGATGCGGGAGATCCTGACCTCGGCGATCGATGCCCAGCGCGCGGCGGAGCAGCCGTCGGGGGACCCGCGGCCCGCCCTCGTCCGCGAGCTCTGGCCGGCGACCGCCGACCTGGCCATGCTCGAAGGGGTCCGGCGCGACCTCGGTCAGCTCGACCGCGGGACCTTCAAGGACTGCGCGTGCAGCACCGGCGCTTTCAGCGTCGGCGAGGCCCGCGACCGTGTGCACCAGGTCCTGAACATCACGTCGACCGGCGACCCCGCCTTGGGCGCGATCTACCGGCTGGCCGGGGAGCTCGCCGACCTCCACCTGGCCTGGCAGGAGACCGCCCGGGCGGTCTCCCGGGCGCAGGCGGAAGCGGCTGTGCCCGGTCCGCGGCTCGACCGCGGGCCGGGGGACAGGGCAGACTCGGAGCAGACCGAGAGGGGCCTCACGCGATGACCGCACAGCCGATCCACCCGCACGACCCGGAACCGCGGGTGCCCCGCAATGCGAACGGGATCGCCGAGGCGTTGACCGGCGTCCGGCGGGTCGAGTTCCTCCGCCAGTTCCTCGCCTCGGCCCCCGAGGGTGCCGAGGCGGTCCTGCGCCGGTGGTGGTGCGAGGCCATGCTCGACACCGACCCGTCCGGCGACCGGATCACCGCGGCCGCGCTCGACGGCACGCTGGAGACCACCTCGGTCGCCGACCTGATCGCGCGCAGGCGGGAGGCGGGCCTCCCCCTTGAGTGACCCGTACGACCAGGAGCCCGAAGGGTGGCCCTGCGTGGCCTCCCCCCGGGTCACCGACCTCCTCAGCGACCCGCTCCTGCCCGCCGAGGTGTTCTCCGCGATCGTGGCCCTCACCGTCGCGATCAACGAGACGAGGGGCATGGTGCCCGGCAGCACCGCATCGGAGGCCTGGCCCCAGCAGCGGCGTATCCCGCTGGGCGCGGACGGATCCCTCGGTCTCGCCGAGTACGTCATCGCCGCGGACGCCGACCCCCCGCAGATCATCCTGACCCGCATCCAGCTGTACTGAACTGACCGTTCCCGACTGCAAGGGCTCGGCGAGGACTCCTCCTCGCCGAGCCCTTCGGTATGGCACCCTCAGCGGCCGAAAAACTCACCTCTTAAGAGGTGAGTTACTGGGTGGGGTGGCGCCGGTGCG contains these protein-coding regions:
- a CDS encoding GntR family transcriptional regulator encodes the protein MKPSPVYQRIADDLRRKITDGTFPPGAQIPTEADLIERYEVKSRATVRQGLAMLVNEGLIEARRPRGYFVIEHRRLVYRPQAEFRKKPPEVDIFTNLVAEEDGRVPSQDIEVSIIEATGLIRDRLKLKEGSLAAARRRVRRLDGIAYNINDSHVALELVQGSEWMHPGDVQRGTDTVLSELIGQQLVYGFHELYLRMPTPSEVHRLNLGAGVPVAEHISTSFDADRNPIQVTVNIVPGDRHVIVFETHRETENQELPRIPWGAP
- a CDS encoding GNAT family N-acetyltransferase; this encodes MILVRAEEADLARLLKFRSDASAWLATLGTDQWAKPFPASHILSSIRRGQVYLAKDHPEKDAAATITLDRDADESLWTPDEVTQGAFYVHKLAVDRAHAGTGLGTRLLDWAGDEAARQGARWLRLDAWTTNTRLQEYYRAQGFTHVRTSRDPQVVSGWAAQRPSRHADHGFNTSRLRAVDTPIPEA
- a CDS encoding replicative DNA helicase yields the protein MNSMTSGTPASEGDLFEGDPAMLPSQHRDGDAPDTFRAAASDFERIPPQDQDAEQSVLGGVQLSKDAITEVVEILKGHEFYKPAHETIYRAVVDMYGKGEPVDPITLGEELTRRGEIAKIGGAAYLHTLVQCVPTAANAPYYAEIIRDKWKLRQAIEAGTKVTAMGYAQDADPEEVIEASAARLLALQATFDTGKDPAGWDASMEELVEGWEDDQAAGENPGLPMPWEDLQSMLCTVPGHLVILAGRPGMGKSVALLDLMRHLAVVHDRPAAFVSLEMARRQIMNRLIAAEAEIPQHDIRKRALTPDQWKKYDKVRGRIAASPLRLIVPPGGITVPQIRSALRRWQIEDRLPHALALDYLQIIKPDSQRGGNRTNEVDAIARGLKEIGLEFDIPVFAAAQLSRQTTGRESKVPQLSDLRESGEIEQAADAVILLHREDYYEPESERAGEIDMIIAKNREGSTGIVTAGFRGRYSKIEAMGQV